AAGAGCCACCACACCATGAACGCCATGGGCCACGACGTGCCAACCATGATCGGCGTGGATCACAGCGGCCTTGCCAAGAAAGTCAACAAGCTGATTCCGGACTACATGGTCATGGGCGAGCGCGGCATGGCCGACATGACGGAGATGGAAATGCCCATTCCAGACAACACCGTGCCCATGATGACCGGCCAGGGGCCGTTCGGCTCGGTGGAGATGGGCGGCATGTTCAGCGTGCTCAAGGTACGCCGTGACCAGAAGCCGGGCGACTACAAGGATCCGGGCTGGTACAAGCATCCGGCAGGCACGGTGGCGCATGAGTACACCGGCCTCATGGCCGAGCCGGCGCGCTTCAGCGCCGAGGGCGGCCAATCTATGCCGCGCGCACGCAAGCCGGCAACGCCGACCGAAGTCAAGGTACGCAAGCCCACTTCGCATGGCGAGCATTGAGTTTCCCCTTCCATTTTCAACGAGAGACCACCCATGAAATTCACACGAACCACCATCTCGCAATTCTTCGCCATGGCTGCACTGGCCACATCGGGGGCGGCCTTCGCCAGCGGCAACCATGCGGGCGGTCACGGCCATGATGAGGGTGGCGAGACGGCCATTGGCAAGCCTGGTGTCGCCACCAAGGCCAGTCGCACCATCACCATCGAAATGAGCGACAACATGCGTTACACGCCCTCAAACATTCAGGTCAAACAGGGCGAAACCGTACGCTTCGTTGTCAAGAATGTCGGCCAGGTCAAGCACGAACTCAGCCTGGGCACTGAGAAGGAACTGCTGGAGCACCTGGAACAGATGAAGAAGTTCCCGGACATGGAGCACGACGAACCCGGCAAGGTCACGCTCGCACCGGGAAAGCAGGGTGAAATCGTCTGGCAGTTCACCAAGGCGGGAGCCGTGAACTTCGCCTGCCTGATGCCTGGCCACTATGAGGCCGGTATGAAGGGCGCCATCAAGGTGGGCCGCAAGTGATGGCCTGAAAC
This portion of the Melaminivora jejuensis genome encodes:
- a CDS encoding plastocyanin/azurin family copper-binding protein, producing MKFTRTTISQFFAMAALATSGAAFASGNHAGGHGHDEGGETAIGKPGVATKASRTITIEMSDNMRYTPSNIQVKQGETVRFVVKNVGQVKHELSLGTEKELLEHLEQMKKFPDMEHDEPGKVTLAPGKQGEIVWQFTKAGAVNFACLMPGHYEAGMKGAIKVGRK